One window of Elusimicrobiota bacterium genomic DNA carries:
- the hemE gene encoding uroporphyrinogen decarboxylase translates to MRFIKACRREKTDATPVWFMRQAGRYMPEYRALRAKWTLLEMCERPELAAEVSLQPLRLGVDAVILFADILLPVRPVGVKLEFVKGEGPALTPAVRTAGEIDALRDFDPASELSYVMGALRILRRELEGKVPLIGFAGAPFTLAAYLVEGGPSEDHAKVKAMMRSEPALWDRLMRKLSKVTADYLLAQAAAGAQVLQLFDSWAGALTREEYVRCVQPHSRAVFSAVAKAGVPLIHFGTNTGPFLEDLRDAGGDVIGVDHRVPLDEAWKRIGCDRAVQGNLDPEALLGPRDELLSKVDEVLRRAGGRPGHIFNLGHGILQQTPVENVRAVADRVHEKTA, encoded by the coding sequence CTGCCGACGCGAGAAGACGGACGCGACCCCCGTCTGGTTCATGCGCCAGGCCGGACGCTACATGCCGGAGTACCGGGCGCTGCGCGCGAAGTGGACGCTCCTCGAGATGTGCGAGCGGCCCGAGCTCGCCGCCGAGGTCTCCCTCCAGCCCCTGCGCCTGGGCGTGGACGCCGTCATCCTCTTCGCCGACATCCTGCTCCCCGTGCGCCCGGTGGGCGTGAAACTCGAGTTCGTGAAGGGGGAGGGCCCGGCGTTGACGCCGGCCGTGCGCACGGCCGGGGAGATCGACGCGCTGCGCGACTTCGACCCCGCCTCCGAGCTCTCCTACGTCATGGGGGCCCTGCGCATCCTGCGCCGCGAGCTCGAGGGGAAGGTCCCGCTCATCGGCTTCGCCGGGGCGCCCTTCACGCTGGCCGCCTACCTCGTCGAGGGCGGCCCTTCCGAGGACCACGCGAAGGTGAAGGCCATGATGCGCTCGGAGCCCGCGCTCTGGGACCGCCTCATGAGGAAGCTCTCGAAGGTCACGGCCGACTACCTGCTCGCGCAGGCGGCGGCCGGCGCGCAGGTCCTGCAGCTCTTCGACAGTTGGGCCGGCGCCCTCACGCGCGAGGAGTACGTCCGCTGCGTGCAGCCGCATTCGCGGGCGGTGTTCTCGGCCGTCGCGAAGGCCGGCGTCCCGCTCATCCATTTCGGCACGAACACCGGGCCCTTCCTCGAGGACCTGCGCGACGCCGGCGGCGACGTCATCGGCGTCGACCACCGGGTCCCGCTCGACGAGGCCTGGAAGCGGATCGGCTGCGACCGCGCCGTGCAGGGCAACCTCGACCCGGAGGCCCTGCTCGGCCCCCGCGACGAGCTCCTGTCCAAGGTCGACGAGGTCCTGCGCCGCGCCGGCGGCCGTCCCGGCCACATCTTCAACCTCGGCCACGGCATCCTGCAGCAGACCCCCGTCGAGAACGTCCGGGCCGTCGCCGACCGGGTGCACGAGAAGACGGCTTGA